The following coding sequences lie in one Thermosulfuriphilus ammonigenes genomic window:
- a CDS encoding sensor histidine kinase — protein MKPKCPRGLIFRLTGLYGLLFFSAFFFILFGLYQLFYRDLLHETDVDLLEDLAEIKSAYQKGGLGLMKAFIREEVLDDGPEDVFVRVWDRNGHLIFSSDPASWGEGLFPASPPPLEIQGHLFHTVSIPRRPEHKARVMVAPLREGLLLEEAIALKWREDLLKKLRQSLILGAGATLIAALLAGLLLARQIISQIRKIDAVARKIATSNDLSQRVPLKGTEDELDSLASTFNLMLERLEAFVRELSEMIDHTAHDFKTPLARIRTMAETSLQDQNPEAVKAALVQIMDESDRFLNLLNAIMDISEAKTGLLHLRKEPLLLKDLVEEVAQPFRVLARSQKIRFQTRYRENNKVVFGDRRKILQALLNILDNAFKVTPPGGEVVLEAREGEGRVEIRISDTGPGIAPEEVSRIFERFYRRSPSGRGLGLALAKAYIEAHGGQILVSSSPGRGSLFSVYLPSPELAKGTSGH, from the coding sequence ATGAAACCTAAGTGTCCAAGAGGCCTGATCTTCCGGCTGACGGGGTTATATGGCCTGCTTTTCTTTTCGGCCTTCTTTTTCATCCTCTTTGGCCTCTATCAGCTTTTCTATCGGGATCTTCTCCATGAAACCGATGTCGATCTCTTAGAAGATCTGGCCGAGATAAAATCCGCTTATCAGAAAGGAGGCCTCGGTCTAATGAAGGCCTTCATTAGGGAGGAAGTCCTCGACGACGGCCCGGAAGATGTCTTTGTGCGCGTCTGGGACAGAAATGGCCACCTCATCTTTAGTTCAGACCCTGCCAGCTGGGGAGAAGGCCTATTCCCCGCCTCCCCTCCTCCGCTGGAGATCCAGGGTCATCTTTTCCACACCGTCTCCATTCCTCGACGACCAGAACATAAGGCCCGGGTAATGGTTGCCCCTCTTCGGGAAGGTCTCCTCCTGGAGGAGGCCATAGCCCTTAAGTGGCGGGAGGACCTCCTCAAAAAACTCCGCCAAAGTCTTATCCTGGGGGCCGGAGCCACCCTCATAGCCGCCCTTCTGGCTGGCCTTCTCCTGGCCCGCCAGATCATCTCCCAAATTCGAAAAATAGACGCCGTGGCCCGCAAAATCGCTACCAGCAACGACCTCTCTCAGCGGGTCCCCCTCAAGGGAACCGAAGACGAACTAGATAGTCTAGCCTCTACCTTTAACCTTATGCTGGAAAGGCTGGAGGCCTTTGTCCGGGAGCTTTCAGAGATGATAGACCACACGGCCCACGATTTTAAAACGCCCCTGGCCCGCATTAGAACCATGGCCGAAACCAGCCTTCAGGATCAGAATCCGGAAGCGGTAAAGGCGGCTCTGGTCCAGATAATGGACGAAAGCGACCGCTTCCTCAATCTCTTAAACGCCATCATGGATATCTCCGAGGCCAAAACCGGCCTTCTCCATCTTCGGAAGGAACCCCTTCTTTTAAAAGACCTGGTTGAAGAAGTAGCCCAGCCTTTCAGGGTCCTTGCCCGAAGCCAGAAAATCAGGTTTCAGACCAGATATCGAGAAAACAACAAGGTTGTCTTTGGCGACAGAAGAAAGATCCTCCAGGCCCTTTTAAACATTCTGGACAATGCCTTTAAGGTCACCCCTCCAGGAGGAGAGGTAGTCCTTGAAGCCCGGGAAGGTGAAGGAAGAGTGGAGATCCGCATTTCTGACACCGGCCCGGGTATTGCTCCAGAAGAAGTTTCTAGAATATTTGAACGCTTTTATCGCCGAAGCCCCTCAGGAAGAGGCCTGGGGCTGGCCTTGGCCAAGGCCTATATAGAGGCCCACGGGGGACAAATTCTGGTCTCTAGCTCTCCTGGGAGGGGGAGTCTCTTTTCCGTTTATCTGCCATCCCCTGAGCTTGCCAAGGGAACATCCGGCCATTAA
- a CDS encoding response regulator transcription factor — protein MKMKILLIEDDQRLVEFIKKGLEQAGFSVETAEDGLSGYDLALQLEVDLLIVDIMLPLIDGFELIRSLRVKRPTLPILVLSAKRSVEDRVRGLELGSDDYLTKPFSFAELLARIRALLRRAGRPPERLVIEVGGLKIDLLAREVRRGQEKIDLLPKEFALLEYLARNKGRVLTRIQILEKIWGYQFDPESNVVDVHICRLREKLGSAHRGLIRTIRGAGYMLTDET, from the coding sequence ATGAAAATGAAAATCCTCCTCATAGAGGATGACCAGCGTCTGGTGGAGTTCATCAAAAAAGGTCTGGAACAGGCCGGATTTTCTGTAGAGACAGCAGAAGACGGTCTGAGTGGTTATGATTTGGCCCTCCAACTGGAGGTGGACCTGCTCATCGTGGACATTATGCTCCCCCTGATAGATGGCTTTGAACTCATTCGCTCCTTGCGAGTCAAAAGGCCCACCCTGCCCATCCTGGTATTAAGCGCCAAGAGGTCCGTAGAGGATAGAGTGCGAGGCCTTGAGCTGGGAAGTGATGACTATCTCACCAAACCCTTCTCATTTGCTGAACTCTTGGCCCGCATCCGGGCCCTGCTCCGAAGAGCCGGACGGCCACCAGAAAGATTGGTCATAGAGGTAGGGGGGCTTAAAATAGACCTGCTGGCCCGAGAAGTTCGACGAGGGCAAGAAAAAATAGATCTTCTCCCCAAAGAGTTCGCCCTTCTGGAGTATCTGGCCCGAAACAAGGGACGGGTTCTTACGAGAATCCAGATTCTGGAGAAGATCTGGGGCTATCAGTTTGATCCAGAATCAAATGTAGTGGATGTCCACATCTGCCGCCTGAGGGAAAAACTGGGATCTGCCCACAGGGGATTGATCCGGACCATCCGGGGAGCAGGATATATGCTGACCGATGAAACCTAA
- a CDS encoding NADH-quinone oxidoreductase subunit N yields MWSSLPSFSVIYPEALLVTVASAMVLMDRFVREKMVFVWMSLGGIGLALFLTLTTAGSSFGEVYSADPYSLFFRLVFLLVLALVVLLSPGYTREQGINFGEYYGMIFFAAVGMTILASARDLLLVYLGIELMSLSIYVLVAFLYPDLRSLEGALKYFLLGCFASAFLLLAIAFVYGLTTTTALDLIAQRLTGADGLDRSLLFVMALFTVALGFKIAAIPFHMWAPDAYEGAPTSVTAFMSVGPKAAAFAALGRIFMTAFFPARADWVEILIPLAMLTMIGGALMALVQTNIKRLLAYSSIANAGCALLGVIAGTENGLAALMAFLFIYALMTLGVFGIVLLVSRRQGQGESIFDYQGLAKTHPWAAFLMLIFLFSLGGIPPTAGFVGKFYLFKVAFEAGYVALVVMAALTSIVGAYPYVRIVLLMYMKEPEGDIPLNSTAYLVAGLTISLAGVLVFGLWPAPLIDFARSCVFALP; encoded by the coding sequence ATGTGGTCATCCCTTCCTAGCTTTAGCGTCATTTATCCCGAGGCCCTTCTAGTAACTGTGGCCAGCGCTATGGTCCTTATGGACCGTTTCGTGCGGGAGAAGATGGTCTTTGTCTGGATGAGCCTGGGGGGCATTGGTCTGGCCCTTTTCCTTACCCTGACCACGGCGGGATCCAGCTTCGGTGAAGTCTATAGTGCTGATCCCTACAGTCTCTTTTTCCGTTTGGTCTTTCTTCTTGTGCTTGCCCTGGTAGTCCTTCTTTCCCCGGGCTACACCAGGGAGCAGGGGATAAACTTCGGCGAGTACTACGGGATGATTTTCTTTGCCGCGGTGGGCATGACCATTTTGGCCTCAGCCCGGGATCTTCTCCTGGTCTATCTGGGTATTGAGCTGATGTCCCTTTCGATTTATGTCTTGGTGGCCTTCCTTTATCCGGATCTGAGGTCTCTTGAGGGGGCCCTTAAATATTTTCTTCTGGGGTGCTTTGCCTCGGCCTTTCTCCTTTTGGCTATAGCCTTTGTCTATGGTCTGACCACCACCACGGCTCTAGACCTGATAGCCCAGAGACTTACGGGGGCCGACGGTCTGGACCGCTCCCTTCTTTTCGTTATGGCTCTCTTTACCGTTGCCCTGGGCTTTAAGATTGCCGCCATTCCCTTTCATATGTGGGCTCCAGATGCCTACGAAGGGGCTCCCACCAGTGTTACGGCCTTTATGTCTGTGGGGCCTAAGGCGGCGGCCTTTGCCGCCCTGGGGCGGATCTTCATGACGGCCTTCTTCCCGGCCCGGGCCGATTGGGTGGAGATCCTCATCCCTTTGGCCATGCTCACCATGATTGGGGGAGCCCTGATGGCCCTGGTTCAGACCAATATTAAGCGTCTTCTGGCCTACTCCTCTATTGCCAATGCTGGCTGTGCCCTTCTGGGAGTTATCGCGGGCACAGAAAACGGCCTGGCGGCCCTGATGGCCTTTCTCTTCATATATGCCCTGATGACTCTGGGAGTTTTTGGAATCGTGCTCCTTGTTAGCCGACGTCAGGGGCAGGGAGAGTCCATCTTTGACTATCAGGGGCTGGCCAAGACCCATCCCTGGGCGGCCTTTCTGATGCTCATCTTCCTTTTTTCTCTGGGAGGCATCCCTCCTACGGCCGGGTTTGTGGGGAAGTTTTATCTCTTCAAGGTGGCCTTTGAGGCCGGTTACGTGGCCTTGGTGGTCATGGCCGCCTTGACCAGTATTGTTGGGGCCTACCCCTATGTTCGCATAGTCCTTCTCATGTATATGAAAGAACCCGAGGGGGATATCCCTCTTAATTCTACCGCCTATCTGGTGGCGGGGCTGACCATATCCCTGGCGGGGGTGCTGGTCTTTGGCCTTTGGCCTGCGCCACTTATAGATTTTGCCAGAAGTTGTGTCTTCGCCCTACCCTAG
- a CDS encoding 4Fe-4S dicluster domain-containing protein, with product MTHLAVVDAERCVGCQLCMFACQRRFSLGGFSRAAILPHSRGGLSRGLTVTVCRACEDPPCAAVCPTEALKPRQGGGVVHVAQRCLGCGHCLRACLPGAIFWDEERNKPVFCVHCGTCARYCPHGVLALVKEES from the coding sequence ATGACCCATCTGGCGGTGGTAGATGCAGAAAGATGTGTCGGTTGCCAGCTTTGCATGTTTGCCTGTCAGAGGAGGTTTTCCCTGGGGGGCTTTTCCCGGGCGGCCATTCTCCCTCATTCCCGGGGAGGTTTGAGCCGAGGGCTTACGGTTACCGTCTGCCGGGCCTGTGAGGATCCTCCCTGTGCCGCTGTTTGCCCCACAGAGGCCCTTAAACCCCGTCAGGGTGGCGGAGTGGTCCATGTGGCCCAACGCTGTCTGGGCTGTGGTCACTGTCTCCGCGCCTGTCTGCCCGGAGCCATCTTCTGGGATGAGGAGCGCAATAAACCCGTCTTCTGTGTCCACTGTGGCACCTGTGCCCGGTACTGTCCCCATGGAGTTCTGGCCTTAGTAAAGGAGGAATCATGA
- a CDS encoding aldehyde ferredoxin oxidoreductase family protein produces MIPHDPLERVLYIDLSRRTSSIEHRPDLFETLLGGTGVASRLLLEECPEGVDPLSPEAPVILAVGPLTGHFPMASKTTALFKSPHTGNLGESHAGGRSAIALRMAGIGALVIKGSSDIPVLLVISPHKVSFLDARSLWGLEVGATGRALREVAGDSGLRSIIRIGPAGERLITYACAVTETYRHFGRLGLGAVLGAKKLKAIIISGRGSLKTADRRLYRETYEEIFQKITRTDSLKKYHDLGTAVNILPLNQLGALPTYNLQKTSFEMAEKISGEYLAQRLLGRRLACAHCPVACIHLAALRTPYEDEAYFYKTTFISYDYELLYSLGSMIGIGQAEEVLRLLHRIDNLGLDAMSTGVVLAWATEAFKRGLVTTRETEGLEPDWGKTEIFLEMISALVQQKNDFYRALGRGVDYASSQYGGQEFALAFGGNEMPGYHTGPAAHLTHLTGARHSHLDSGGYSLDEKEETLQKTPQELAEHLFREESFRQILSSLVVCFFARSIYGYETASRALTTVGFNLSPEELRELGQKILKIKYRFKLREGFSFKDLRIPRRILETVSARGKIPEAFLREGLKIYAQLVS; encoded by the coding sequence ATGATTCCCCACGATCCCCTTGAGCGTGTCCTCTACATCGACCTTTCCCGACGCACCTCTTCTATAGAACACCGGCCGGATCTTTTTGAAACCCTCCTTGGAGGAACAGGGGTGGCCAGCAGGCTCCTTCTTGAGGAGTGTCCAGAAGGAGTAGATCCTCTTTCTCCAGAAGCCCCGGTTATTCTGGCTGTGGGGCCCCTTACTGGCCACTTCCCCATGGCCTCAAAGACCACAGCCCTTTTCAAGTCTCCCCATACCGGGAATCTGGGGGAAAGTCATGCCGGAGGGCGGAGTGCCATTGCCTTAAGAATGGCTGGTATAGGAGCCCTGGTCATCAAGGGAAGCAGTGATATCCCGGTGTTGCTGGTCATCTCGCCCCATAAGGTCTCTTTTCTCGATGCCCGTTCTCTCTGGGGGCTTGAGGTGGGGGCCACCGGGCGAGCTCTCCGAGAGGTAGCTGGGGACTCCGGCTTAAGGAGCATTATTCGAATCGGACCGGCGGGTGAGAGGCTGATCACCTATGCCTGTGCCGTTACCGAGACATACCGTCACTTCGGTCGTCTGGGGTTGGGGGCCGTCCTGGGGGCCAAAAAACTCAAGGCCATTATCATCAGCGGTCGAGGTAGCCTTAAAACAGCTGACCGGCGCCTTTACCGGGAAACCTACGAGGAAATCTTTCAAAAAATCACCCGGACCGATTCTCTGAAAAAGTACCACGACTTAGGTACGGCCGTTAACATCTTGCCCCTTAATCAACTGGGGGCTCTGCCTACCTATAATCTTCAGAAGACCTCCTTTGAAATGGCCGAAAAGATTTCTGGAGAATACCTTGCCCAGAGGCTTCTTGGTCGAAGGTTGGCCTGTGCCCATTGCCCGGTGGCCTGTATCCATCTGGCGGCCCTCCGCACCCCGTACGAAGATGAGGCCTACTTTTATAAGACGACCTTCATTTCCTATGACTACGAGCTACTCTATTCTCTGGGCTCCATGATTGGCATAGGGCAGGCGGAAGAGGTCCTCCGACTCCTTCACCGGATCGACAACCTTGGCCTTGACGCCATGAGCACAGGGGTGGTCTTGGCCTGGGCCACAGAGGCCTTCAAACGCGGGCTGGTTACCACCCGGGAGACAGAAGGCCTTGAGCCCGATTGGGGAAAGACCGAGATCTTTCTGGAGATGATCTCCGCCCTTGTTCAGCAAAAAAATGACTTTTACAGGGCCCTTGGCCGGGGTGTAGACTACGCTTCCTCCCAATATGGTGGTCAGGAGTTTGCCCTGGCCTTTGGCGGCAACGAAATGCCCGGCTACCATACCGGGCCGGCAGCCCACCTGACCCACCTCACCGGAGCCCGACACAGCCACCTGGATTCAGGAGGCTACAGTCTGGACGAAAAGGAGGAAACCCTCCAAAAAACCCCTCAGGAACTAGCCGAACACCTCTTCAGGGAGGAAAGCTTCAGACAGATCCTCTCCAGCCTGGTGGTCTGCTTTTTCGCCCGCAGTATCTACGGCTATGAAACCGCTTCCCGGGCCCTGACCACCGTAGGCTTTAATCTCTCTCCTGAAGAACTAAGAGAACTGGGACAAAAGATTCTTAAGATCAAGTATCGTTTCAAACTTCGGGAAGGTTTTTCCTTTAAGGATCTTCGGATTCCCAGAAGAATTCTAGAGACGGTTTCCGCAAGAGGAAAGATCCCCGAGGCCTTTCTCAGGGAGGGGCTCAAGATTTACGCTCAGCTGGTAAGCTGA
- the asnB gene encoding asparagine synthase (glutamine-hydrolyzing) has protein sequence MCGIAGVLSWKGPARPKMLHKMKNRLTHRGPDSQGIYLQGPVGLVHTRLSIIDVSGGSQPIISSSGRQALVANGEIYNFKEVRERLELKGRAFISHSDSEVILQAYLEYGLDFLRHLAGMFAFAIWDGERNSLILARDRLGIKPLYYLVGRDFFLFASEKKALLPFLAGEPEIRPEALFETLQYQFLTGEKTLVQGINRLPPAEMLIVYLHRRLERRRYWSPATLRPRRLGFEEARDQFDLLFEEVFVQHLRCEVPLGVFLSGGLDSAVILACLRTLKAGPVRAFTVVYPQDPGVDEFARARWVARHLGASLIPVRLHPEDIWPHLPRLVWALDEFMWDPACVPTFFLAHTAQKHHLKVVYTGEGGDEVFAGYGRYRKGFFLRFLRSVARVSYRGRGHWPPLWQEKVFGHPLKAAVCQPPFRWLWAKSPRSWGFVTRAQYVDIQTELADDLLVKVDRMLMGHGLEGRVPFLDHRVVEFGLCLPSYLKVGPHQGKVFLRRWAEALLPRDYLWSKKKGFHVPLDRWLKGPIISGLQKTLPHNRALRNWFDPGGLRELLTFQEGRGGLGGLIWSLIVFALWHRIFIEEKGEPPGSREDFLDFMA, from the coding sequence ATGTGTGGTATTGCCGGGGTCTTGAGCTGGAAGGGGCCAGCCAGGCCTAAGATGCTTCATAAAATGAAAAATCGCCTCACTCACCGCGGCCCGGATAGTCAGGGGATATACCTTCAGGGACCGGTGGGGCTTGTTCACACCAGGCTCTCGATTATCGATGTTTCGGGCGGATCCCAGCCCATTATCTCCAGCTCTGGCCGGCAGGCCCTGGTAGCCAATGGAGAGATTTACAACTTCAAGGAGGTTCGGGAACGCCTGGAACTAAAGGGAAGGGCCTTTATCTCCCACTCCGACAGTGAGGTTATCCTTCAGGCTTATCTGGAATATGGGCTGGACTTCCTCCGCCATTTGGCGGGGATGTTTGCCTTTGCCATCTGGGATGGGGAAAGAAATAGCCTCATTCTGGCCCGGGATCGTCTGGGTATTAAGCCCCTTTATTACCTGGTCGGGAGGGATTTTTTTCTCTTTGCCTCCGAGAAGAAGGCCCTTCTCCCTTTTCTTGCCGGGGAGCCGGAGATTCGCCCTGAGGCCCTTTTTGAGACCCTTCAGTACCAGTTTTTAACCGGAGAAAAGACCCTTGTTCAGGGCATCAACCGTCTCCCCCCGGCAGAGATGCTGATCGTCTATCTCCATAGAAGACTTGAACGAAGGCGTTATTGGTCGCCGGCCACCCTGAGGCCCCGTCGTCTTGGCTTTGAAGAGGCCAGAGATCAATTTGATCTTCTCTTTGAAGAGGTCTTTGTCCAGCATCTGCGATGTGAGGTCCCTTTGGGAGTTTTCCTCTCGGGAGGCCTGGATTCTGCGGTGATTCTGGCCTGCTTAAGAACTCTTAAGGCTGGTCCGGTTAGGGCCTTTACCGTAGTCTATCCTCAGGATCCGGGGGTAGATGAGTTTGCTCGGGCCAGGTGGGTTGCCAGACACCTGGGAGCCAGTCTTATCCCCGTAAGGCTTCATCCTGAAGATATCTGGCCCCATTTGCCTCGGTTGGTCTGGGCTTTAGACGAATTTATGTGGGATCCGGCCTGTGTTCCGACCTTTTTTCTGGCTCATACAGCCCAGAAGCACCATCTTAAGGTGGTCTATACCGGCGAGGGAGGCGATGAGGTTTTTGCCGGCTATGGCCGCTACCGAAAGGGTTTCTTCCTTCGTTTTCTCCGCTCCGTGGCCAGGGTCTCTTATCGGGGGCGAGGGCACTGGCCCCCTCTCTGGCAGGAGAAGGTATTCGGGCACCCCCTTAAGGCCGCTGTTTGTCAGCCTCCCTTTAGGTGGCTATGGGCCAAAAGCCCCAGAAGTTGGGGCTTTGTCACCCGGGCCCAATATGTAGATATCCAAACCGAACTTGCTGATGACCTTCTGGTCAAGGTGGATCGTATGCTTATGGGCCATGGCCTTGAAGGAAGGGTTCCCTTTCTGGATCATCGGGTAGTAGAGTTTGGCCTTTGCCTGCCCAGTTACTTGAAGGTCGGTCCCCATCAGGGCAAAGTCTTTCTTCGGAGGTGGGCTGAAGCCCTTCTGCCTCGAGACTATCTCTGGTCAAAGAAGAAGGGGTTCCATGTGCCCCTTGACCGATGGTTGAAGGGGCCGATTATCTCCGGTCTCCAGAAGACCCTGCCTCATAATCGAGCCCTAAGAAACTGGTTTGATCCAGGAGGGCTCAGAGAGCTTTTGACCTTTCAGGAGGGCCGTGGTGGTCTCGGAGGGTTGATCTGGTCCCTTATTGTCTTTGCCCTGTGGCACCGGATTTTTATCGAAGAAAAAGGGGAGCCTCCGGGGTCCAGGGAAGATTTTCTTGATTTTATGGCCTAA
- a CDS encoding archaemetzincin family Zn-dependent metalloprotease gives MILTLFPFKGASEGILIFLKEALPKRLPSLSCKSGPPLSLPPLGFDPLRGQWQAEALLTHLAQSSDPTSLRLGVTGEDLYSPGLNFVFGLALIGRGLAIFSYHRLRESFYGRPDNQKLLCLRALKEALHELGHALGLRHCHRWCVMRFSNCLEEVDEKPDTFCSNCLKRLGLPLG, from the coding sequence ATGATCCTGACCCTCTTTCCCTTTAAGGGGGCCTCCGAAGGAATTTTAATTTTTCTTAAGGAGGCCCTTCCTAAAAGACTCCCTTCTCTCTCCTGTAAATCAGGCCCTCCCTTGAGCCTCCCTCCCCTTGGATTTGACCCTCTGCGTGGTCAATGGCAGGCCGAGGCCCTTTTGACCCATCTGGCTCAAAGCTCTGACCCCACTTCTCTCCGGCTCGGGGTCACCGGTGAGGATCTTTACAGCCCCGGGCTTAATTTTGTCTTTGGACTGGCCCTCATTGGAAGAGGTCTGGCCATCTTCTCCTATCATCGACTTCGAGAGAGCTTTTACGGTCGGCCAGATAATCAAAAACTCCTTTGCCTCCGGGCCCTTAAGGAGGCCCTTCATGAACTGGGGCACGCCCTTGGGCTCAGACACTGCCACCGGTGGTGCGTGATGAGGTTCTCAAACTGCCTGGAGGAGGTAGACGAAAAACCGGATACCTTCTGTAGCAATTGTCTAAAACGCCTCGGGCTCCCTCTAGGGTAG
- a CDS encoding ArnT family glycosyltransferase translates to MMDSFVARRYLLLAFLLVLALVFQGSRGLYDRDETRYAEVAREMLVSGEYLIPQRDFRPHLTKPPLTYWALAASMKILGQNEWAVRLPNALAFALTAFVVGLIGEALWGRRGLWAGVIYATSLFPFAAANIVTTDTLLVLWETAAAWAFVKGYLSQRAERARVWFNLMWFFWGWGF, encoded by the coding sequence ATGATGGATTCTTTTGTTGCCCGGCGATACCTTCTCCTGGCCTTCCTTCTTGTCTTGGCCCTGGTCTTTCAGGGAAGCCGGGGACTATATGATCGTGACGAGACCCGCTATGCCGAAGTGGCTCGGGAGATGCTTGTCTCCGGGGAGTATCTCATTCCCCAGAGAGACTTTCGTCCTCACCTGACTAAGCCGCCTCTTACCTACTGGGCCCTGGCGGCCAGTATGAAAATCCTGGGCCAGAATGAATGGGCGGTGCGTCTTCCCAATGCCCTGGCCTTTGCCCTGACAGCCTTTGTGGTGGGCCTTATTGGTGAGGCCCTCTGGGGCAGGAGGGGGCTATGGGCCGGGGTAATCTATGCCACCAGTCTTTTTCCTTTTGCCGCGGCCAATATAGTTACCACGGATACCCTGCTCGTCCTCTGGGAGACCGCCGCGGCCTGGGCCTTTGTCAAGGGATACCTGAGCCAAAGAGCGGAAAGGGCCCGGGTTTGGTTCAATCTTATGTGGTTTTTTTGGGGCTGGGGTTTCTGA